CACCGCCGCCAGCGTCGCGCCGCGTTGCAAAACGCCCATGCGGTTCAGCGTTATGGCAAAAAGGATGATGACCGGGGTGGCCACCGATAGACCGATCTGTGCGTCTGTCATTTTGCGCCTCCAAACAACCAGTGACCTAGCGCTGAAGGTCGCAAAACTCTTTGCGCTGGGTCAAAGAGCCCTTGCCGCTGAGGAAATAAACCGGCTGGGATCAGAGAAACGGACAAGAATGCAAAACAGTCGCGTGCACCATGCATCTGAGGACAATGACATGCTCCTGGCATGGGTGCTCGGTTGGAGCGAACTCGTCGCCTTCGGCGCCCTCCTGGGTGCCTTTCTGGTTGCCGGCTACTTCCAGCCAGCCGCGTTCGCTGAGGGGCGTGGTCATCTCGCTCTATCCTATCCCTTGCTCAACACGGTCATCCTGCTTTCAAGCGGCTGGTGCGCCGCCAAGGCCGCTTGCTACCCGGCCGGCGTGCCGAGGCAGCGAGCGGCGTTGCTGGGTGCTGCGGCTGGCGGTTTTGCGTTTTCTGCCGTCAAGATCACCGAATATCTGCGAGAGCTGCCGCACCTTACCGGTGAGCGGCTCGAGACTTTCAGCCAGCTCTATTTCCTGACGACCGGCTTTCATCTCGTTCACGTGATTTTCGGGTCGCTGGTGCTCATCGTCGTCGCCTGCCGGCCGGGGCGCGAAAACGTAGCGATCATCACGACGCTCTGGCATGTCATCGACATCGTCTGGCTGGTCATGTTTCCGGTGGTTTACGCGATATGAAGTCCGAAAAGCTCGCCGATCGTGCGCTTGTGCACCTGGTCGCCCTGACTGCGCTGACATCTGCAATAGCCTACTTCGCCCATGCGGTGGCTGGGCTGGGTGTTCTGATCATCGCCGCCGCGCCGGTGGGGCTTATGAAGGTACGACTCGTTCTGCTGGAATTCCTGCATCTGCGGGGGCGGGCAAGTCCGCTCGTTCCGTCCGTCGTTGCCTGGG
This Rhizobium sullae DNA region includes the following protein-coding sequences:
- a CDS encoding cytochrome c oxidase subunit 3, whose amino-acid sequence is MLLAWVLGWSELVAFGALLGAFLVAGYFQPAAFAEGRGHLALSYPLLNTVILLSSGWCAAKAACYPAGVPRQRAALLGAAAGGFAFSAVKITEYLRELPHLTGERLETFSQLYFLTTGFHLVHVIFGSLVLIVVACRPGRENVAIITTLWHVIDIVWLVMFPVVYAI
- a CDS encoding cytochrome C oxidase subunit IV family protein; translation: MKSEKLADRALVHLVALTALTSAIAYFAHAVAGLGVLIIAAAPVGLMKVRLVLLEFLHLRGRASPLVPSVVAWAGLVLTMACLKLLALSVTAAG